The stretch of DNA GGCCAGGATCCCTCCGTGCTCGGCTTCGGTCACGGAGGGACTCTATCGAATGCCGTGTCCGCACTTCCTCACAGCAGCAGCTCGTACGCGAACCAGGCCGAACGCACCGCCCCCATCCGCTCGTACAGGCGCTGGGCGACCTCGTTGCCGGTGGCGGTGAACCACTCCAGGTGCACGCACCCGCGGTCGCGCGCGGCCGCGGCGGAGGCCTCGATCAGGAGCCTGCCCGCCCCGGTCCCGCGACGCTCCGGCACCACGAACAGGTCGTTCATCAGCGCGACGTCCGCGGCCCGCGTCGAGCTGTGCGTCCAGTAGATGGTGGCGAACCCGATCAGCTCGTCCCCTTCCCACGCCCCCAGCAGCAGCCCCTGGTCGCTGGGCGCGATGAACCGCCGGAAGAACGCGCGGTTGCGCTCGTCGTCGGGTTCGGCCCCGTAGAAGCGCTGGTAGCCTGCGACCAGGGGCAGGACTGCCTCCAGGTCTTCCCGCCGAAGTGCCCGCACGCTCGTCATGACGCAGGCGTCAGCCTATCCGGAGCCGCTAGGATTGCCGCCGATGCGGGCGGCGTTCTTCGAGGGCATGAAGCAGATGGTGGTCCGCGACGCCGATCCTCCGGCACTTCGCGACGGCGACGCCCGCGTGCGCGTCCTCCACTGCGGGATCTGCGGATCGGACCTCTCGCTGTACAAGACGGGCATCCTGGCCGGGCCCGACCAGGTCCTCGGCCACGAGTTCTCGGGTGTCGTGGAGGAAGACCGCTCCGGCACGTTCCAGGAGGGCGCGCGGGTGGTGGCCTGGCCGGCCCGCGGGTGCGGCGAGTGCCTGTGGTGCCGGGAGGGCCACCCCCGGTACTGCCTCGACCCGCCCTCCGCCTGGGGCGCCTACGCCGAGCAGGTCGCCGTGCCGGCGCAGCACCTCATCCCCGTCCCGGACTCCCTGGACGACCGGACGGCGTCCCTGGCCGAGCCGCTGGGGGTGGGGGTCCGCGCCGTGGACATGGCCGGAGTGAAGGAGGGCGACCTGGTATTCGTGTCCGGCCTCGGCTCGATCGGCCTGCTGGCCATCGCCGCGCTGCTCGACCGGGGAGCCCGCGTCATCGGCGCCGACATCCGGGAAGAACGCCGGGAGCTCGGGAAGGAGTTCGGCTGCGAGGTGGTGTTCGACCCCGTGGCCGAGGACCCCTTCTGGAAGACCCTCGCCGTGGACCAGCACGGCCCCGCCTTCGCGTTCGAGTGCTCGGGGTCGGGCACAGCGGTGCAGATGGCCTTCAACGTGTGCGGCCACATGGGAACGGTGGTCCTGCTGGGGATCCCGTTCGAGCCCGCCGTGTTCATCCCCGCGGTGATGTCGGTGAAGGAGCAGCGCGCGCTGTCCATCTCCGGCCCGTCCCGCGAGTCCATGGAGGAATCCCTGGCCTTGCTGGAGCGCCGGCCGGACACGGCCCGGGTGATCACCGGCGACGTCCCGCTCGAGGAGATCGACCGGGCCATGCTGGACCTGGTCGAGGGCCGCGGCGGCGTGAAGGTCCTCGTCGACCCGCGCGTCTAGGCTCGGGTCCCCGGTGACCCGTCGGCCGGGGCCGCAGCCTTCGCGAACCTCGACCGGCCGCCGCCCCCGTCCGACGCTCCTGCTCGCGCCGGCCACCTTCTTCGAGGGCTACGACACCTTCGTCCTGGCCCTCGCGCTGCCGCTGATCCGCAAGGACTTCCACCTCACGGTGGGCCAGTCGGGCCTGGTGGCCTCGGTCGTGTTCGCCGGCTCGTTCGGCGTGTTCGCCCTGCTGCCGCTGGCCGACCGGCTCGGGCGCCGGCCCGTTCTGGCCGTGACCATCGCGGGCTACACCGTGGCCACGTTCGCCACGGCGTTCTCGCGGGGCGTGGTCGACTTCGTGGCCTACCAGTTCGTGGCCCGCTTCTTCCTGTCGGCCGAGTACACCCTGGCCACCATCGTGATGGTGGAGACCGCCCAGCCCGAGCGCCGGGGCCGCGCCCTGGGCCTGCTGACGTCGACCTCCGCGCTGGGGCAGGCCGGGGCCGGAGCCGGGTTCCTGATCGTCCTGGCGGCGCACGCCAGCTGGCGCCTGCTGTACCTGGTCGGCATCGTCCCGCTCGTCCTGGTGGCGCGGGCTCGCCGGGACCTCCCGGAGACCGCGCCGCCGGCGGCCGACCGGCACGCGGCCCTTCGCGCCATCCGCCGCAAGTGGGCGGTGGGAGCCACGGCGCTTGCGTTCCTGTTCGCGCTGTTCCCGACCGCGGTCACCACGCTGGCCTCGACGCTGGTGCTGGAGCGGTGGCACCTGTCGGTCTCGGACCTGCGGCCGTGGCACTTCCTGGTGTGGCTGGTGGCGGTCAGCGGGTTCTTCGTCTCCGGCCGCCTGCTGGACCGGTGGGGCCGCCGTCCCACCTCCGTGCTGTTCCTGGCCGCGGCGACCGGGGCGGGGGCGTTCGCGTTCACCGCGTCGTCCACCACCGCCCGGGTCTTGGGCCTGGCGCTGGTGATCTTCACCCTGACCGGGTCCACGCCCTGCGTCGCCGCCTACTCGACCGAGCTGTTCCCCCCGGGCGCCCGGGGCCGGGTGGGGGCGTGGCTGCGGGGCATGAGCATCACGGGCCAGGCCGCCGCGCCCGCCCTGACCACCGTGCTGGCCGGCCCGCTGGGAGGGCTCGGTGTGGCGCTCGCCGTGGTCGGGTCCTCCTACGCGGTGGGGGCCGCGGTGGTGTTCTTCCTGCTGCCGGAGACCCGGGGCTGGGGGCGCGGACCGCCGCCACCGACGGTGGGACCGGTGGGGCCCGGATGAACCGTTCCGGGCCGTCGGGAGCGTCCCGGGGAACCACCACTTCGGGGACCGGAGCCGTACCATCGGTTCGTGGGCCTGTCGGTCCTGCGTGGGTTCCCGAGGCCGCTTCCGCCGGGTCGTCCCGGCGACCCGGGGCTGTTCGGGCCGGGGACTGTGGCCTGGCGGGTGAACGGGGAGGGTGTCCTGCTGCTCGGCGGCCCGCGGGCACTCCTCATGCAGATCGCGCACCCCTCCGTCGCAGCGGGCGTGGCCGATCACAGCGGCTTCCCGGCGGAACCGTACCGGCGGCTGTGGCGAACCATGGACGCGATGCTCCGGGTCTCCTTCGGCGACTCCGAGCAGTCCCGGCAGGCCGCCGAGCAGGTGACCGGCGTCCACCGCCGGGTGACGGGGGAACGCGCTCGTGACGGCGTGGCCTACCGGGCCATGGACCCGGTCCTGCTCCTGTGGGTGTACGCGACCCTCGTTGACACCGCCCTCGTGGTGTATCGCCGCTTCTTCCGGGCGCTGTCGCCGCAGGACGAGGAGCGCTACCACGAGGAGATGAAGCGGCTGGCCACGGCCATGCACGTGCCGCCTGAGATCCTGCCGGCCGGCCTTGGCGAGTTCCGGACTTACGTGGCGGAAACGGTGGATCGCCTCGAGGTGACCGAGGACGCCCGCCGCCTCGCTCCGCCGATCCTCCGCCCGCCGCTCCCGATTCCGCTTCGACCCCTCGGGGCCCTCCAGGAGCTGGTCACGCTCGGGATCCTCCCGCCCCGGCTGCGCGCGGCGTACGCGCTGTCCTGGACGCCGGCTCGCGAGCGCGCCCTGGCCGCCTCGGCCGGTGCCGTCCGGGCGATGGTCCCCCTGCTCCCCGAGGCCCTCCGGCGGTGGCCCCACGCCCGCTCCGCCCAGCGCCGGGCCAGTGAGGCCGCGCCCGGCCCCTAGGTCGAGTCGGAGATCGCCAATCGACAGGAAGAGGCGCTACTGGTATCCTCTGCTCAGGTGGCCGCTGAGGCCCATTTCATTATGCCCTCTTGCCGTATCCCGGCCAGCGGGAACATACGCTCGGCCGAGGCTGTTGTATGTGATCGAAGGATCGCGTGGAGGGAAATCGAAGGAAGAAGATGGCCGAACCCGCTCGCCCGCTGGGCACCGACGACGCCGACGACCTTCGCCTGTATCTGGAGGCCGCGGCACGCGAGCCCCTCCTCACCAAGGAGGAGGAGGTCGAGCTTGCCATGACCATCGAGAAGGGCAAGGAGGCCGAGGAGCGCCTCCGGGCCGGCCGGCTGAAGGCGGAGCGAAGCGTGCTCAAGGCGCACCAGGAGATCCGCACCGCCGAGGCCGCCCGGAAGCGGTTCATCATGGCCAACCTCCGCCTGGTCGTGTCCGTGGCCCGCAAGTACCAGGGCCAGGGGCTGCCGCTGCTGGACCTCATCCAGGAGGGCAACATCGGCCTGATGCGCGCGGTCGAGCTGTTCGACTGGCGCCGCGGCTTCAAGTTCTCCACCTACGCGACGTGGTGGATCCGCCAGGGCATCACCCGGGCCATCGCCGACCGCTCGCGGTCCATCCGCCTGCCGGTCCACATCCACGACCGCCTGCGGAAGCTGAACCGGACCCGGTTCCAGTTCGCGCAGCAGCACGGGCGCGAGCCCTCCCGCGAAGACCTGGCCAAGGCCCTCGACACCACGGTCGACGAGATCGACGACCTCACGGAGATGGGTCGCCGGGAGCCGTTGTCGCTCCAGGCCCCCGTCGGTGAGGAGACCGAGCTCGGCGACCTGATCGAGGAGACCGATTCCGAGGGCCAGTTCAGCGAGGTCGAGGACTCGCTGCTCCGCGAGGAGATCGGCGCCGCCGTCGAGCGGGTGCTGGACGACCGGGAACGCCAGGTCGTCGCGCTTCGCTACGGCCTGCACACGGGCCGGCCGCTTTCGCTGCGGGAGACCGGGAAGGTGCTCGGCCTGTCCGGCGAGCGCGTCCGCCTGATCGAGCGGGAGGCCCTGCGGAAGCTCCGGGACTCCAAGGAGATCGGCGCCGCGGTCGCGCTGTAGCCGCCCTCGGCGCAGCCAGATCCAGGAATCCCGAAGTCGCTGGAGGAGCCCCCTGTGGGGGACGATAACTCCAGCATGGCCTCCGATCAGCTCACGGCCTCTGCCGCCGCCACCCCGGCGGTGACCGAAGGCACCCGGATCGCCGCCCGGAACGCCGCGGTGGTCGCGGCGGCCGAGATCGCGGGCAAGGTGGCCACGCTGGCCTTCATGGTGGCGGCCGCCCGTATCCTGGGCCGCTCCGGCTTCGGGGCGTTCTCCTTCGCCCTGTCGTTCTCCCTGCTGGCGGCGACCCTGCCCTCGTTCGGGTTCGCCGCCCTTCTGACGCAACGTGCCAGCGCCGAGCCGGCCCGCCTCCCCCAGCTGCTGTCCGAGATACTGGTGTGGCGGACCGCCATCGCGGTGCCCGTGTTCGCGGGGGCGGCCGTGGCCGGACTGGCCCTGATGCCCGGCGGTGGCTCCACCACCGCGTTCCTCCTGGTGCTGCTGGCCTCGTTCGTGGATATCTACACCGACGCCGGGCGGGCTGCCGCGGGGGCCAGGCAGGACCTGCGGGGGGTGAGCGTCGCGCTGGTGGTCCAGCGCTTCGTGACGGCGGGACTGGCGCTGTTCGCCCTGCTGGCCGGGTTCGGCCTGGTGGGGCTGGCCGCGACCTACCTGGCCGGCACGGCCGTCGGCACGCTGGGGGTGGCGGTGAGCCTCCGGCGGCTGGGGGTCACGGTGGACATGAGGTCGATCCGGCGCGACACCATGCTGGCCACCGGGCGGATGTCCATCGCCATCGGCATCGACACCGTCGTGGCGATGGCCCTGTTCCGGATCGACCAGGTCATGCTGGGCGCGCTGAAGGGCCAGGCCGCCGTGGGTGTGTACGCGGCGGCCTACCGGCTGCTCGAGACCGTGCTGTTCCTGTCGTGGTCGCTGGCCCGGGCGGTCTATCCGATGATG from Actinomycetota bacterium encodes:
- a CDS encoding GNAT family N-acetyltransferase, with translation MTSVRALRREDLEAVLPLVAGYQRFYGAEPDDERNRAFFRRFIAPSDQGLLLGAWEGDELIGFATIYWTHSSTRAADVALMNDLFVVPERRGTGAGRLLIEASAAAARDRGCVHLEWFTATGNEVAQRLYERMGAVRSAWFAYELLL
- a CDS encoding alcohol dehydrogenase catalytic domain-containing protein, which encodes MRAAFFEGMKQMVVRDADPPALRDGDARVRVLHCGICGSDLSLYKTGILAGPDQVLGHEFSGVVEEDRSGTFQEGARVVAWPARGCGECLWCREGHPRYCLDPPSAWGAYAEQVAVPAQHLIPVPDSLDDRTASLAEPLGVGVRAVDMAGVKEGDLVFVSGLGSIGLLAIAALLDRGARVIGADIREERRELGKEFGCEVVFDPVAEDPFWKTLAVDQHGPAFAFECSGSGTAVQMAFNVCGHMGTVVLLGIPFEPAVFIPAVMSVKEQRALSISGPSRESMEESLALLERRPDTARVITGDVPLEEIDRAMLDLVEGRGGVKVLVDPRV
- a CDS encoding MFS transporter, with translation MTRRPGPQPSRTSTGRRPRPTLLLAPATFFEGYDTFVLALALPLIRKDFHLTVGQSGLVASVVFAGSFGVFALLPLADRLGRRPVLAVTIAGYTVATFATAFSRGVVDFVAYQFVARFFLSAEYTLATIVMVETAQPERRGRALGLLTSTSALGQAGAGAGFLIVLAAHASWRLLYLVGIVPLVLVARARRDLPETAPPAADRHAALRAIRRKWAVGATALAFLFALFPTAVTTLASTLVLERWHLSVSDLRPWHFLVWLVAVSGFFVSGRLLDRWGRRPTSVLFLAAATGAGAFAFTASSTTARVLGLALVIFTLTGSTPCVAAYSTELFPPGARGRVGAWLRGMSITGQAAAPALTTVLAGPLGGLGVALAVVGSSYAVGAAVVFFLLPETRGWGRGPPPPTVGPVGPG
- a CDS encoding DUF2236 domain-containing protein, giving the protein MGLSVLRGFPRPLPPGRPGDPGLFGPGTVAWRVNGEGVLLLGGPRALLMQIAHPSVAAGVADHSGFPAEPYRRLWRTMDAMLRVSFGDSEQSRQAAEQVTGVHRRVTGERARDGVAYRAMDPVLLLWVYATLVDTALVVYRRFFRALSPQDEERYHEEMKRLATAMHVPPEILPAGLGEFRTYVAETVDRLEVTEDARRLAPPILRPPLPIPLRPLGALQELVTLGILPPRLRAAYALSWTPARERALAASAGAVRAMVPLLPEALRRWPHARSAQRRASEAAPGP
- a CDS encoding sigma-70 family RNA polymerase sigma factor, coding for MAEPARPLGTDDADDLRLYLEAAAREPLLTKEEEVELAMTIEKGKEAEERLRAGRLKAERSVLKAHQEIRTAEAARKRFIMANLRLVVSVARKYQGQGLPLLDLIQEGNIGLMRAVELFDWRRGFKFSTYATWWIRQGITRAIADRSRSIRLPVHIHDRLRKLNRTRFQFAQQHGREPSREDLAKALDTTVDEIDDLTEMGRREPLSLQAPVGEETELGDLIEETDSEGQFSEVEDSLLREEIGAAVERVLDDRERQVVALRYGLHTGRPLSLRETGKVLGLSGERVRLIEREALRKLRDSKEIGAAVAL
- a CDS encoding oligosaccharide flippase family protein; translated protein: MASDQLTASAAATPAVTEGTRIAARNAAVVAAAEIAGKVATLAFMVAAARILGRSGFGAFSFALSFSLLAATLPSFGFAALLTQRASAEPARLPQLLSEILVWRTAIAVPVFAGAAVAGLALMPGGGSTTAFLLVLLASFVDIYTDAGRAAAGARQDLRGVSVALVVQRFVTAGLALFALLAGFGLVGLAATYLAGTAVGTLGVAVSLRRLGVTVDMRSIRRDTMLATGRMSIAIGIDTVVAMALFRIDQVMLGALKGQAAVGVYAAAYRLLETVLFLSWSLARAVYPMMSADAERSRVRRGLEQAVAAVALIYVPFGVALWIDAGPILRVLYGASYAAGGTSVVRWLAAAPLVFGVGFLGNFALLARRRRWEVAAASSVAAAYNVGMNFVLIPHLSGTGAAIVTTTSYALEAVVILGLLVRDIGWPRLDRAVALPVAAAALMGAFLVVSPFGPLVELPTGAVLYGGAWFLLARWRAPEHLAVIASVVPGRRRET